A window of the Thermodesulforhabdus norvegica genome harbors these coding sequences:
- a CDS encoding TIGR04211 family SH3 domain-containing protein, with amino-acid sequence MRSLSRAVAGFFLLLLFSNTAHGKTVYVNDYIEITLRSGPGTDYKVIGMLPSGTALELRDSNEGWSFVVPLEGPFKGKEGWVLTRYVTTSKPRSLQIDELVKENEELKTQIANYTRQIDDLTRELSSVRGELETTKVALRKMENDYHSLRVESADFLKLKSEYRQLKERFSAMNENYEKIIRENEKLRRSQNIKWFLAGSGVFFLGWLIGAVTGRKRTRRSSIYLK; translated from the coding sequence ATGAGGTCTCTGAGCCGGGCGGTCGCAGGATTTTTTTTACTCCTACTGTTTTCGAACACGGCCCACGGTAAAACCGTTTACGTAAACGATTACATCGAAATAACCCTCAGAAGTGGACCGGGCACCGACTACAAGGTAATCGGCATGCTCCCTTCGGGAACCGCCCTCGAACTCAGGGACAGCAATGAAGGGTGGAGCTTTGTGGTACCCCTCGAAGGGCCTTTCAAGGGCAAGGAGGGCTGGGTGCTTACCAGATACGTTACGACGTCAAAGCCGAGGTCTCTGCAAATTGACGAACTGGTAAAGGAAAACGAAGAGCTGAAAACTCAGATCGCAAATTACACAAGGCAGATTGACGACCTCACCCGAGAACTGTCGTCGGTCAGAGGAGAGCTGGAAACGACGAAGGTCGCCCTTAGAAAAATGGAAAACGATTACCACAGCCTGAGGGTTGAATCGGCAGATTTCCTGAAGCTGAAAAGCGAATACCGGCAACTCAAAGAAAGATTTTCTGCCATGAACGAAAACTACGAAAAAATCATCCGGGAAAATGAAAAACTCCGGCGCTCTCAAAACATTAAGTGGTTTCTCGCCGGATCCGGCGTTTTCTTTCTCGGCTGGCTTATCGGAGCCGTAACGGGAAGGAAGCGAACCCGCAGATCCTCTATCTATCTGAAGTAA
- a CDS encoding heavy metal-binding domain-containing protein — MILSTTPNIEGRQIRKYHGIVTGESIMGANIFRDLFAGLRDIVGGRSAAYEKELAKARKIAMEEMIEEAKNLGANAIVGIDIDYEILGAQNSMLMVCVSGTAVTVD; from the coding sequence ATGATCCTTTCAACGACGCCTAATATCGAGGGAAGACAGATTCGAAAGTATCACGGGATTGTGACCGGTGAATCTATTATGGGGGCAAACATTTTCAGAGATCTTTTTGCAGGGCTCAGGGACATAGTAGGGGGCAGATCGGCGGCTTATGAAAAGGAGCTGGCAAAAGCGAGAAAAATTGCAATGGAAGAAATGATAGAGGAAGCAAAGAATCTGGGCGCCAATGCAATTGTGGGTATTGACATAGATTACGAGATCCTGGGGGCTCAAAACAGTATGCTTATGGTATGTGTAAGCGGCACGGCCGTAACTGTCGATTAA
- the gyrA gene encoding DNA gyrase subunit A — MKTRIINIEDEIRLSYLDYAMSVIIGRAIPDVRDGLKPVHRRILFAMHELNNAYNRPYKKSARIVGDVIGKYHPHGDAAVYDALVRMAQDFSMRYPLVDGQGNFGSVDGDPPAAMRYTEVRMARLAHEFMQDIDKETVPFQPNYDNSLMEPLVLPTRVPNLLLNGASGIAVGMATNIPPHNLAELCRAIQLYLENPDVPYEELYRLMPGPDFPTGGIIYGLEGIKQAYETGRGTIRIRGRVHVEELRGKKKALIITEIPYMVSKAKILERIAELVREKKIDGITEIRDESDREGMRVVITLRPDASPKVVENRLYKFTPLETTFGVILLAVVNNRPEVLSLKEVFAHFLDFRRTVIVRRTEYDLRKAEQRAHILEGLKKALDFIDEVIAIIRASGSPSEAKGALIERFDFSDAQAQAILDMRLQRLTGLEREKIVDEYREVLKNIEYYRQVLSSPALVNRIIHEELEELVNQYADERRTTIVPQADEIDWDDLIPDQEVVVVLSREGYIKRTPVHVYRSQRRGGRGRRGVTTREEDFVHAILTASTHDVLLVFTNLGRVYWLNVRDVPEASPSSQGRAIVNLLNLQDGEKVATVLPVKEFRPDAYVVLCTKKGIIKKMSLDNFSRPLSTGVRAVILRDGDELIRARLTTGSDKLFLMSRHGKVIVIDESVLRPLGRAAQGVKGMDVSDSYVIGMEVYQGQEAILVVSDRGYGKRTLCSEFRVQGRGGMGVMGIKVTERNGYATGFCLVDPEDEILLITNLGKLIRLKASDISLQGRATQGVKLMELEEDEKIVDLAVVGEVEKDDDNES; from the coding sequence ATGAAAACCAGAATAATAAACATAGAGGATGAGATTCGTCTGTCTTACCTCGACTATGCAATGAGCGTCATAATCGGGCGGGCCATTCCCGATGTAAGAGACGGCCTTAAGCCGGTACATCGGCGAATTCTTTTTGCAATGCATGAGCTCAACAATGCCTATAACAGGCCTTACAAGAAATCGGCCCGAATCGTCGGTGACGTTATAGGTAAGTACCATCCTCATGGTGATGCTGCCGTTTACGATGCCCTCGTGAGGATGGCTCAGGACTTTTCCATGCGCTATCCTCTTGTGGACGGGCAGGGTAACTTCGGATCCGTGGACGGGGACCCGCCGGCGGCGATGCGGTACACCGAAGTCCGAATGGCAAGGCTTGCCCATGAGTTCATGCAGGACATAGATAAGGAAACCGTTCCGTTTCAGCCCAACTATGACAATTCACTGATGGAGCCTCTGGTGCTGCCGACCAGGGTTCCTAACCTTCTGCTGAACGGAGCTTCGGGCATAGCCGTGGGAATGGCCACGAACATTCCACCCCATAACCTTGCCGAGCTGTGCCGGGCTATTCAGCTTTATCTTGAAAACCCCGATGTACCTTACGAGGAATTATACCGGCTGATGCCGGGACCGGATTTTCCGACCGGAGGGATTATCTACGGGTTGGAAGGCATAAAGCAGGCTTATGAGACGGGCCGCGGAACCATAAGGATTAGAGGTCGCGTTCACGTTGAAGAGCTCAGGGGAAAAAAGAAGGCTCTCATCATAACGGAAATTCCTTATATGGTCAGCAAGGCCAAGATTCTCGAAAGAATCGCCGAACTCGTCAGAGAAAAGAAAATAGACGGCATAACGGAAATCCGTGACGAGTCGGATAGGGAAGGCATGAGAGTGGTTATTACCCTGAGGCCCGATGCAAGCCCCAAGGTTGTGGAAAATCGGCTTTATAAATTCACCCCCCTTGAAACAACCTTTGGAGTCATCTTGCTTGCCGTTGTTAATAACCGCCCTGAAGTGCTTTCTCTTAAAGAAGTCTTTGCCCATTTTCTCGACTTTCGAAGGACCGTAATAGTCAGGCGCACCGAGTACGATCTCAGAAAGGCCGAGCAAAGAGCCCACATTCTGGAAGGGCTTAAGAAGGCACTGGATTTTATTGACGAAGTCATTGCCATTATCCGGGCTTCCGGGTCTCCTTCTGAGGCCAAAGGGGCTCTGATTGAAAGATTCGATTTTTCCGACGCTCAGGCCCAGGCCATACTGGATATGAGGCTCCAGAGGCTTACGGGGCTGGAGAGAGAAAAAATAGTGGATGAGTATCGAGAAGTGCTCAAAAATATAGAGTACTATCGGCAGGTCCTGAGTTCGCCTGCCCTGGTTAACAGGATCATTCACGAGGAGCTGGAGGAGCTCGTAAATCAGTACGCCGATGAAAGGAGAACGACCATCGTGCCTCAGGCCGATGAGATCGACTGGGACGATCTGATACCGGATCAGGAAGTGGTGGTGGTCCTGAGTAGAGAGGGTTATATAAAGAGGACTCCTGTCCACGTTTACAGGAGTCAAAGGCGGGGAGGCCGAGGTCGTCGTGGGGTTACGACCAGGGAAGAAGATTTCGTTCACGCTATCCTGACGGCTTCGACCCACGACGTTCTTCTGGTTTTTACGAACCTGGGCCGGGTTTACTGGCTGAATGTAAGAGATGTCCCGGAAGCGTCGCCTTCGTCTCAGGGCAGGGCAATTGTGAACCTTCTTAATTTGCAGGATGGCGAAAAGGTTGCCACGGTTCTTCCCGTTAAGGAATTCAGGCCAGATGCTTATGTGGTGCTGTGCACGAAGAAAGGCATTATAAAGAAGATGAGCCTGGATAACTTTTCCAGACCGCTGTCCACAGGCGTCAGAGCCGTCATTCTCAGGGATGGAGACGAATTAATCCGGGCGAGGCTTACCACCGGAAGTGATAAGCTTTTTCTTATGTCCCGTCACGGTAAGGTGATAGTCATCGACGAGTCCGTCCTGCGGCCTCTTGGCAGGGCCGCTCAGGGCGTCAAGGGAATGGATGTGTCGGATAGCTATGTCATCGGTATGGAGGTTTATCAGGGGCAGGAAGCGATTCTGGTGGTTTCGGACAGAGGCTACGGAAAGCGGACTCTGTGTTCCGAATTTCGCGTGCAGGGGCGCGGCGGAATGGGGGTTATGGGTATAAAAGTAACGGAGCGAAACGGTTACGCAACCGGCTTTTGTCTGGTGGATCCCGAAGACGAAATTCTGCTCATTACCAATTTGGGCAAGCTTATAAGGCTCAAGGCCTCTGACATAAGCCTTCAGGGACGGGCAACTCAGGGCGTAAAGCTCATGGAACTCGAAGAAGATGAGAAGATCGTCGATCTGGCGGTGGTAGGTGAAGTGGAAAAGGATGACGACAACGAATCCTGA
- a CDS encoding sensor histidine kinase, whose translation MGYITLDEVMRRVEQKKQDYQRYGFKKLQEEAFATFFDLAQESTDLNHLYLISVTVPKVFFGFESSLYVVQHQNGRLEKVCTSEKGILEGSERNEIIDIRDSMYRTDRGWAFPIRGNQALSKWFPFSGKDGILGMLEVECAECGESDTFFLQKFANRIGYNLHQKLLIQQNLQHLKFINQLVADIEHNVISPNMYYRLYLRRMKKLINSYRGLQKDIRDLIIFSQEQLQKLALTKQLCEIYHELSTLNDKLEEENRALEKHYNHTSLFLESLLRRDHFVQGTYVLRKQPCNFKSEIIDPLLERYEPLFAKKGITVNRTLDNIPDKEVVLLVDKGLISQVFDNLFSNALKYAGDIEDAAGNKVKLVSYDWQVLKDYFGENIHGLKISVFTTGEPLSEEEARKVFEEGYRAERHGEVASGTGHGLSFVKNVVEIHGGVVGCEPEKYGNSFYFILPMKDERAEKQG comes from the coding sequence ATGGGATACATAACGCTGGACGAAGTGATGCGGCGGGTTGAACAAAAGAAACAGGATTATCAAAGATACGGTTTCAAAAAACTTCAGGAAGAGGCTTTTGCAACCTTTTTTGACCTTGCTCAGGAATCCACAGATCTCAATCATCTTTACCTGATTTCGGTAACGGTTCCGAAGGTTTTCTTCGGTTTTGAGAGCTCCCTGTACGTGGTCCAGCATCAGAATGGTCGGTTGGAAAAGGTGTGCACGAGTGAGAAGGGCATTCTTGAAGGGTCGGAGCGAAATGAGATTATCGATATAAGAGATTCCATGTACAGAACCGATAGGGGATGGGCCTTTCCCATAAGGGGAAATCAGGCTCTTTCCAAGTGGTTTCCCTTTTCAGGTAAAGACGGAATCCTGGGGATGCTGGAAGTGGAATGCGCGGAATGCGGCGAGTCGGATACTTTTTTCCTCCAGAAATTTGCCAACCGGATAGGTTACAACCTTCATCAAAAGCTCCTTATACAGCAGAATCTGCAACATCTTAAGTTTATAAATCAACTGGTAGCGGACATCGAGCATAACGTGATCTCTCCCAATATGTACTACAGGCTCTATCTCAGGCGTATGAAGAAGCTGATAAATTCATACAGAGGGCTGCAGAAGGATATCCGCGATTTGATCATATTTTCTCAGGAACAACTTCAAAAACTGGCCCTGACGAAGCAGCTCTGTGAAATCTATCATGAGTTATCAACTCTTAACGACAAACTCGAGGAGGAAAACAGGGCTCTGGAAAAACATTACAATCATACCAGCCTTTTTCTGGAAAGCTTGTTGAGAAGAGATCATTTCGTGCAGGGCACCTATGTCTTGCGCAAACAGCCCTGCAACTTCAAATCGGAGATCATCGATCCCCTTCTGGAACGGTACGAGCCTCTCTTCGCAAAAAAGGGTATCACCGTAAACAGGACCCTGGACAACATTCCCGATAAAGAGGTCGTCCTGCTGGTTGATAAGGGTTTGATTTCGCAGGTTTTCGATAACCTCTTTTCCAACGCATTGAAGTATGCGGGAGATATCGAAGATGCTGCCGGGAATAAGGTTAAGCTGGTGTCTTACGACTGGCAGGTTCTGAAGGATTACTTCGGCGAGAATATCCACGGCCTGAAGATATCGGTTTTCACGACCGGAGAACCTCTTAGCGAAGAAGAAGCCAGGAAAGTCTTTGAAGAAGGGTATAGGGCGGAACGGCACGGTGAGGTCGCCTCCGGCACCGGGCACGGCCTCAGCTTCGTAAAGAACGTTGTAGAAATCCACGGGGGTGTTGTCGGCTGTGAACCGGAAAAGTACGGTAATTCCTTCTATTTCATACTGCCCATGAAGGATGAGCGGGCGGAAAAACAGGGATGA
- the manA gene encoding mannose-6-phosphate isomerase, class I, producing the protein MKWRPLRLKNPVMHYEWGQRGKGAFIPRLIGLHDWDENLPWAELWMGAHPKAPSRTEIEGREAGLDELIHSFPEELLGNRILNKFGAELPFLLKVLTAAEPLSIQAHPDAQRARELHRLQPEHYPDARHKPEIAIALENFECLVGIGSPEILENKLRKYPEIRKLVAEDIDPTRPDSERIFKKLISLSIDAPDRIEEAVNALHKRLLTKSRDSLERMEKLFLSLSTKYDHTDVGLLLIFLMNHLALTPGDAVYLGPGIPHAYISGAIVECMANSDNVVRAGLTPKHKDARTLLLIADCSSAPSVIHSASENPVTVYETPAPEFRVTRYNCREEYTVHIAPGTLPVMIFILEGKGLIRWGPGNSEKLTTGEVAFIPAALQSCQLGFYPGTIAFSVHVP; encoded by the coding sequence GTGAAGTGGAGACCCTTACGTCTTAAAAATCCCGTAATGCATTATGAATGGGGCCAGAGGGGTAAGGGCGCTTTCATACCCAGGCTAATAGGCCTGCACGATTGGGACGAGAACCTTCCATGGGCAGAACTGTGGATGGGAGCACATCCCAAGGCCCCGTCCAGAACAGAAATAGAGGGCAGAGAAGCAGGACTGGACGAGCTTATCCATTCCTTTCCCGAAGAACTTCTGGGAAACCGAATTCTGAATAAGTTTGGCGCAGAACTCCCGTTTCTTCTCAAAGTGCTCACGGCGGCTGAACCACTTTCCATTCAGGCCCACCCGGATGCTCAAAGGGCCCGCGAACTTCACAGGCTACAGCCGGAGCACTATCCGGACGCCAGACACAAACCCGAAATAGCCATAGCCCTGGAAAATTTTGAGTGTTTGGTGGGGATCGGTTCCCCGGAGATTCTGGAGAACAAGCTCAGAAAATATCCGGAAATAAGAAAGCTGGTCGCAGAAGATATCGATCCTACCCGACCCGATTCGGAGCGGATTTTCAAAAAGCTTATATCCCTATCAATCGATGCCCCCGATCGCATTGAAGAAGCGGTAAATGCCTTACACAAACGCCTGCTGACGAAGTCCCGGGACAGCCTGGAACGCATGGAAAAATTGTTTCTGTCACTTTCCACCAAATACGACCATACCGACGTGGGTCTTTTGCTAATATTTCTGATGAATCATTTAGCCCTGACACCGGGGGATGCGGTTTACCTCGGACCGGGAATACCTCATGCCTACATATCAGGAGCTATAGTCGAATGTATGGCAAACTCGGACAACGTCGTGCGAGCAGGCCTCACACCCAAGCACAAAGACGCCAGAACTCTGCTTTTGATAGCCGACTGCTCCTCAGCGCCTTCGGTAATACATTCGGCCTCCGAGAATCCCGTAACCGTTTACGAAACTCCCGCTCCAGAATTCAGGGTAACCCGATATAACTGCCGGGAAGAATATACGGTGCACATAGCCCCCGGGACTCTACCGGTTATGATATTTATTCTGGAAGGGAAAGGCCTTATCAGATGGGGGCCCGGAAATTCTGAAAAGCTTACAACCGGGGAAGTTGCCTTCATTCCGGCAGCCCTTCAGTCATGCCAGCTCGGCTTCTATCCCGGCACCATAGCATTTTCCGTACACGTTCCCTGA
- the gyrB gene encoding DNA topoisomerase (ATP-hydrolyzing) subunit B, giving the protein MDQTVMEYGGNEYTARQITVLEGLSAVRKRPSMYIGNVSTEGLHHLVFEVVDNSVDEALAGFCRNIKVTVHVDESITVEDDGRGIPVDVHEKEGIPAVQVVMTRLHAGGKFDSSIYKVAGGLHGVGVSVVNALSEYLEVEIRRDGKVYHQRYERGEPVTELRIIGETKRRGTKVTFRPDPQIFPETSIHFDILSQRLRELAYLNPGLTIELIDERTGKEKKYHYEGGIVAFVEHLNANKEVLHPEVIYISGEKDDVIIEVAFQYNSSYKEKIFSFANNINTREGGTHLVGFKTALTRVIKHTALEQKIPRNEVEKLTGDDVREGLVAVISVKVPNPQFEGQTKTRLGNQEVRGLVEQLVGDRLSTYFEEHPRVFRAIIDKVLEASRAREAARRARELTRRKGLLSDHGLPGKLADCQERDPRKAELFIVEGDSAGGSAKQGRDRRFQAILPLRGKILNVEKARFDKMLQNQEIRTLITALGTGIGPDDFDISRLRYDKVILMTDADVDGAHIRTLLLTFFFRMMPELIENGHLYIAQPPLYRVLEGKKEYYLLDDEQMMEFLVRRAVEGTSVTPEGQDKPIPAEELLKLFSLYRNFKQWADKLAMKGFPRRFVKDLACSLGEVIASREGPFVDLDEEVVLELKGLLEKMGYEVVSLEREEEGRGYDLVVVLSQDPENGGSRRLKLKYDFLKSVELRKLAEIAHFIRPYLQSCFLISQGKENSRQCSGLDGLYDYLLESARKGLTIQRYKGLGEMNPEQLWETTMNPEKRTLLQVRIEDQYHAEELFTILMGDQVDPRREFIRQNALEFRELDI; this is encoded by the coding sequence ATGGATCAAACTGTCATGGAGTACGGCGGTAACGAATATACGGCCCGCCAGATAACGGTTCTGGAAGGGCTTTCGGCGGTGCGCAAGCGTCCTTCCATGTACATAGGGAACGTGTCCACAGAAGGGCTTCACCATCTGGTCTTTGAAGTGGTGGACAACAGTGTTGACGAGGCTCTTGCCGGTTTCTGCAGGAACATAAAGGTAACGGTCCACGTTGACGAGAGCATTACCGTGGAGGACGACGGGAGAGGTATTCCCGTCGATGTTCACGAAAAAGAGGGGATTCCGGCGGTTCAGGTTGTTATGACCAGGCTTCATGCCGGGGGTAAGTTTGACAGCAGCATCTATAAGGTGGCCGGCGGGCTTCACGGTGTAGGGGTATCGGTGGTAAATGCCTTAAGTGAGTATCTTGAAGTTGAAATCAGGAGAGATGGGAAAGTTTACCATCAGAGGTATGAACGTGGTGAGCCGGTTACGGAACTCCGGATCATAGGAGAAACAAAACGTCGTGGCACAAAGGTAACCTTCCGACCTGACCCTCAGATCTTTCCCGAAACCAGCATACATTTTGATATTCTCTCGCAAAGACTGAGAGAGCTTGCTTACCTTAACCCGGGTCTAACCATTGAGCTTATTGACGAAAGGACGGGAAAAGAAAAAAAGTATCATTACGAAGGCGGGATTGTGGCCTTCGTGGAACATTTGAATGCAAACAAAGAGGTTCTGCATCCTGAGGTAATTTATATTTCCGGTGAAAAGGACGACGTGATTATTGAAGTGGCTTTCCAGTACAATTCTTCTTACAAAGAGAAGATTTTTTCTTTTGCCAACAACATAAATACCAGAGAAGGTGGAACCCATCTCGTGGGTTTTAAAACGGCTCTGACAAGGGTCATAAAACACACGGCTCTCGAGCAAAAGATACCCAGGAACGAGGTTGAGAAGCTTACGGGCGACGATGTAAGGGAAGGTCTTGTAGCCGTTATAAGCGTGAAGGTACCCAATCCTCAGTTTGAAGGACAGACTAAAACCAGGCTCGGGAATCAGGAAGTTAGAGGCCTGGTGGAACAGCTCGTCGGCGATAGGTTGAGTACCTACTTTGAAGAACATCCCAGGGTGTTTCGTGCCATTATTGACAAGGTTCTTGAGGCATCCAGAGCGAGGGAGGCAGCCCGAAGGGCCAGAGAGTTAACCCGGCGCAAAGGGCTTCTCAGCGATCACGGTCTTCCCGGGAAGCTTGCCGACTGCCAGGAGCGAGACCCCAGGAAAGCCGAACTGTTCATCGTGGAAGGGGATTCGGCAGGGGGTTCGGCCAAGCAGGGTAGGGATCGGCGTTTTCAGGCAATCCTTCCGCTTCGTGGCAAGATTTTAAACGTGGAGAAGGCTCGCTTCGATAAAATGCTTCAAAACCAGGAGATTCGTACTCTGATTACCGCTCTCGGGACGGGGATAGGCCCCGATGACTTTGATATATCCAGACTCCGTTACGACAAAGTTATCCTGATGACCGACGCAGACGTTGACGGAGCCCACATAAGAACGCTGCTTTTAACTTTTTTCTTCAGAATGATGCCCGAGTTAATCGAAAACGGCCATCTCTACATTGCCCAGCCTCCGCTTTACAGGGTTCTGGAAGGTAAGAAAGAGTACTATCTCCTTGACGATGAACAGATGATGGAGTTTTTGGTCAGACGGGCCGTTGAGGGTACCTCGGTTACTCCCGAAGGACAAGATAAACCGATTCCCGCCGAGGAGCTTTTGAAACTTTTCTCACTGTACAGGAATTTCAAACAGTGGGCTGACAAACTGGCCATGAAGGGATTTCCACGCAGGTTTGTGAAAGACCTGGCCTGTTCGCTGGGAGAGGTCATAGCCTCTAGGGAAGGTCCTTTTGTCGATCTTGACGAAGAAGTCGTGCTGGAGCTTAAAGGTCTTCTCGAAAAAATGGGCTATGAGGTGGTTTCGCTGGAGAGAGAAGAGGAAGGTCGGGGATATGACCTTGTGGTGGTACTGTCGCAGGACCCGGAAAACGGTGGCTCCAGGAGATTAAAGCTGAAATACGATTTCCTGAAGTCCGTGGAACTGAGGAAGCTTGCGGAGATCGCTCACTTCATCAGACCCTATCTTCAGAGCTGTTTCCTGATTTCTCAGGGGAAAGAAAATAGCCGTCAGTGCAGTGGTCTGGACGGTCTTTACGATTACCTTCTTGAGAGCGCACGCAAGGGGCTTACCATACAGAGGTACAAGGGTCTGGGTGAGATGAACCCGGAGCAGCTCTGGGAAACCACGATGAACCCCGAAAAAAGAACCCTTCTTCAGGTCAGGATTGAGGATCAGTATCACGCCGAAGAACTCTTCACAATACTTATGGGCGATCAGGTCGATCCGAGGCGTGAATTCATAAGGCAGAACGCTCTTGAATTCAGAGAATTGGATATCTGA
- a CDS encoding NAD(P)H-dependent glycerol-3-phosphate dehydrogenase yields the protein MNVSEVSVIGAGSWGTTLANLLAEKGYRVHLWVYEQEVCDAINRSRENPIYLPGFRLSELITAHNDIESALGDRSFIVMVVPSHVYRSVATDMIPHLRDGSVVVSATKGIENETLLTMSGVWRDILPEGRKIRYACLAGPSFAREVIRKIPTAVTVAAEDLDTARFIQQVMATEYFRVYTSTDIIGLEVAGAVKNVLALAAGASDGFGYGHNTRAALITRGLAEMTRLGVAMGAHPLTFLGLPGVGDLLLTCTSELSRNRTVGYEMGRGKSLDEVLSGMKMVAEGVKTARSVYNLAKRLKVDMPICERVYSVLYEGEDPREAVKALLSRTLKHEWEYELQRFWPDISTNR from the coding sequence ATGAATGTATCGGAAGTTTCGGTTATAGGTGCCGGAAGCTGGGGAACGACACTGGCAAATCTTCTGGCGGAAAAGGGGTATCGGGTTCACCTCTGGGTTTACGAACAGGAAGTGTGTGATGCGATAAACAGATCCCGTGAAAATCCGATCTATCTTCCCGGATTTCGGTTGAGTGAGCTCATAACGGCTCATAACGATATTGAGTCTGCCTTAGGGGATCGCTCCTTTATAGTTATGGTGGTTCCCTCTCACGTTTACAGATCGGTTGCAACTGACATGATCCCCCATCTCAGGGATGGGTCCGTTGTTGTGAGTGCTACCAAGGGGATTGAAAACGAGACTCTGCTTACCATGTCCGGCGTATGGCGGGATATATTACCGGAAGGACGAAAGATCAGATATGCCTGTCTGGCAGGGCCATCCTTTGCCAGAGAGGTGATAAGAAAAATTCCGACGGCGGTTACCGTTGCGGCGGAAGATCTTGATACGGCCCGATTTATCCAGCAGGTGATGGCAACCGAGTATTTCAGGGTTTATACCAGTACGGACATTATAGGGCTGGAGGTGGCGGGTGCGGTCAAAAATGTGCTTGCCCTGGCAGCCGGTGCAAGCGACGGGTTCGGTTACGGCCATAACACCAGAGCGGCTCTTATAACCAGAGGATTGGCCGAAATGACCCGTCTTGGTGTTGCCATGGGGGCTCACCCCCTTACGTTTTTGGGCCTGCCCGGGGTCGGCGATCTTCTTCTGACCTGTACGAGTGAGCTCAGCAGAAACAGAACCGTGGGTTATGAGATGGGGCGCGGGAAGTCGCTGGATGAGGTTCTTTCGGGAATGAAGATGGTTGCAGAGGGAGTAAAAACCGCCAGGTCCGTTTATAATCTGGCTAAACGCTTGAAAGTGGACATGCCCATCTGCGAAAGGGTCTATTCCGTGCTGTATGAAGGAGAGGATCCTCGAGAAGCCGTTAAGGCTCTTCTTTCCAGAACCCTGAAGCATGAATGGGAATACGAGTTGCAGCGTTTCTGGCCCGATATCTCAACGAACAGGTAA